Part of the Pleurocapsa minor HA4230-MV1 genome, AAGATTATACGGTCGTTATTCGTCCCGACGATAATAATACTTTTGTGGCATACGTTCCTGCAATTGAAGGATGTCATGCTTGGGGGGAAACTTCCGCAGCAGCAAGAGCAGAATTAGATAATGTTTTCGCCATGATCCAAGAAGAATATCAAGAAATAGGGCGTTCTCTTCCTCAAGACTTTGAATTAGTAGTTAATAATGCCAGCTAAAGCTAAAGAAATAGAGCGAGTTGCCAAAAAACTTGGTTTTAAAAAAGTGGCGAGACCCCGCGTCGCCGAAAGGCGCAAGGGAATGCTCGCCAAGACAGAAAGGCAGTCATGCACGTTGGAAACATCCTGATGGGAGAGCAACTACTATTCCTATTCATGGTAAAGCTGAAATTGGTAGCTGGTTATTTCAAGAAATTTTAAAGCAAATAGGAATTACGGAAGAAGAATTTAATCGACTTCGATAATTAAGTAAAGCGATCGCCTTGATTTTTTATTTTATCTGTTGAATAAATTTTTGATGTTCGATTGTATTTAAACCTTGCTGTACTATTTTCAAAACTTCAGCCAGCTCATAATTTAATAAAGAATCAATCCCTAGCCATAAGCCAGGGAAAACTTCGCTTTTGAGCGTGTTTTTTTCGTCTGGTTTTAACTTAATGTACTCCCCGTCACTAAGACAAAACCAATCAAAAATGCGATCGCTGACTTGCCAAACTAAATATTCCTGTACCCCATTGCGACGGTATACCTGTAGCTTTTCCTGTAGATCGTAAGATGCCGTACTAGCAGCAATTTCCACAATTAATTCTGGCGCACCTCGAATGTAATCATCAACGTCTATTTGCGATTGTCCTCTTTCGATTCGTAGTAAAGCGTCAGGTTGGGGTTCGTTGTCTGCATCCAATCTCACGGTAGTATTATCGGCAAATTGTGTTCCTGGAGTGGC contains:
- a CDS encoding type II toxin-antitoxin system HicB family antitoxin, with the translated sequence MKSLQDYTVVIRPDDNNTFVAYVPAIEGCHAWGETSAAARAELDNVFAMIQEEYQEIGRSLPQDFELVVNNAS
- a CDS encoding type II toxin-antitoxin system HicA family toxin, with the protein product MVLKKWRDPASPKGARECSPRQKGSHARWKHPDGRATTIPIHGKAEIGSWLFQEILKQIGITEEEFNRLR
- a CDS encoding Uma2 family endonuclease; the protein is MVTNQSKILPLENGDRLSRIEFERRYQAMPELKKAELIEGRVYMASPVRIIHGQPHAHIMTWLGVYCAATPGTQFADNTTVRLDADNEPQPDALLRIERGQSQIDVDDYIRGAPELIVEIAASTASYDLQEKLQVYRRNGVQEYLVWQVSDRIFDWFCLSDGEYIKLKPDEKNTLKSEVFPGLWLGIDSLLNYELAEVLKIVQQGLNTIEHQKFIQQIK